In the genome of Victivallis lenta, one region contains:
- a CDS encoding YbhB/YbcL family Raf kinase inhibitor-like protein, giving the protein MNKNPEITLIPGCAVWNRTPEAKPMSVRSRGIENGIIDIRFGIFGTDNVAGIPMRSLPFTIEHAPEGTRTFALTLLDYDSVPVAGFCWIHWLAANFDRTEMPENASAEDSSDFVQGVNSWGAPLLGPNALHREAASAYGGMVPPNGPHRYQLTVYALSEKLPLKDGFLMNELLDAMSGRVLAAATLSGLYPAPEE; this is encoded by the coding sequence ATGAACAAGAATCCCGAAATCACCCTGATTCCGGGCTGCGCGGTGTGGAACCGCACGCCGGAAGCCAAACCGATGAGTGTGCGCTCGCGCGGCATCGAGAACGGAATCATCGACATTCGATTCGGCATTTTCGGAACGGACAACGTCGCCGGAATCCCGATGCGTTCGCTGCCGTTCACCATCGAACATGCGCCGGAGGGAACCAGGACCTTCGCGCTGACGCTGCTCGACTACGATTCCGTCCCGGTCGCCGGTTTCTGCTGGATTCACTGGCTCGCCGCCAACTTCGACCGGACGGAAATGCCGGAGAACGCCTCCGCCGAAGACAGTTCGGATTTCGTGCAGGGTGTCAACAGCTGGGGGGCGCCGCTCCTCGGCCCGAACGCGCTGCACAGGGAAGCGGCCTCCGCTTACGGCGGCATGGTTCCGCCGAACGGACCGCACCGCTATCAGCTGACCGTCTACGCGCTCAGCGAAAAGCTGCCGCTCAAGGATGGTTTCCTGATGAACGAACTGCTCGACGCGATGAGCGGCCGTGTGCTCGCAGCCGCCACACTGAGCGGCCTTTATCCGGCGCCGGAGGAGTAA
- a CDS encoding glycoside hydrolase family 3 C-terminal domain-containing protein, whose protein sequence is MEKFRDSSLPLEERIDALLEALTVEEKLGFVGYRNAAVPRLGIPPYVWWNEALHGLARSGAATVFPQAIAMAATFSTELVERMGEVIAEEGNARYADSVRHGDFGTYKGLTYWSPNVNIFRDPRWGRGQETYGECPFLTGELGSAYVRGVQGSDPEHLKAVATPKHFAVHSGPEKDRLGFDAAVSEKDLRETYLPAFEKCVKAGAQSVMSAYNAVNGVPCSVNQRLLTDILRGEWGFDGAVVSDAGAGCALVDEHGKFGSYAEGVAAELKSGVDVATDADPRAGEALRAGLITGEDLDRALRNQFRVKFRLGMFDADRAYPSCDVIECDAHRALALEAARKSLVLLKNEAETLPLDPARLRSVAVIGPNADSRDVLLGNYCGTPSRPVTVLAGIQEALAGKCRVIYARGCELVSLRTENCAEDGDRLAEAVSAAERADVSIVCVGLDPRIEGEAGDAYNSDASGDKLSLELPGLQKVLIEKVAAVGRPVVLVVLSGSALAIPEAYAGAVVQAFYPGAGGGTAVADVLFGKVSPSGKLPVTFYRSAEELPPFADYSMAGRTYRFFRGEVLHPFGFGLSYTRFRYSGLAVPDRSEAGVPVAVSVEVENIGERGGDEVVQLYVSKLGAGYDDPLRQLAGMARVSLAPGERRRVEFRIDPEAFLLTAADGRRRIAPGRWRIAAGGSSVDTIDAETVLELRQQRD, encoded by the coding sequence ATGGAAAAGTTCAGAGACAGTTCCCTTCCGCTCGAAGAGCGCATCGACGCCCTGCTCGAAGCCTTGACCGTCGAGGAGAAACTCGGGTTTGTCGGTTACCGCAACGCCGCCGTTCCGCGGCTCGGAATTCCGCCGTACGTCTGGTGGAACGAGGCGCTGCACGGCCTGGCGCGCAGCGGCGCGGCGACCGTTTTCCCGCAGGCGATCGCCATGGCGGCGACTTTCTCGACGGAGCTCGTCGAACGGATGGGCGAGGTGATTGCGGAGGAGGGGAATGCACGTTACGCCGACTCGGTCCGTCACGGAGATTTCGGCACCTACAAAGGGCTGACCTACTGGTCGCCGAACGTCAACATCTTCCGCGACCCGCGCTGGGGCAGGGGGCAGGAGACCTACGGCGAATGCCCGTTTCTGACCGGCGAACTCGGCAGCGCTTACGTGCGCGGTGTGCAGGGAAGCGATCCGGAGCATCTGAAGGCCGTCGCCACGCCGAAGCACTTCGCCGTCCACTCCGGCCCGGAGAAGGACCGGCTCGGCTTCGATGCCGCAGTCAGCGAGAAGGATCTGCGCGAGACCTATCTGCCCGCTTTCGAAAAGTGCGTGAAGGCGGGCGCGCAGTCGGTCATGAGCGCCTACAACGCCGTGAACGGGGTCCCGTGCAGTGTGAACCAAAGGCTGCTGACCGACATCCTGCGCGGGGAGTGGGGATTCGACGGTGCGGTCGTCAGCGACGCCGGAGCCGGCTGTGCGCTTGTCGATGAACACGGAAAGTTCGGGTCGTATGCGGAAGGGGTCGCGGCGGAACTGAAGAGCGGCGTCGACGTGGCGACCGATGCGGACCCCCGCGCCGGGGAAGCGCTCCGGGCCGGGCTCATCACCGGGGAAGATCTCGACCGGGCGCTCCGGAACCAGTTTCGCGTGAAATTCCGCCTCGGCATGTTCGATGCGGATCGGGCCTATCCGTCCTGCGACGTCATCGAGTGCGACGCACACCGCGCCCTGGCTCTCGAAGCGGCGCGGAAGAGCCTCGTTCTCCTGAAGAATGAGGCCGAAACGCTGCCGCTCGACCCGGCGAGGCTCCGCAGCGTCGCGGTGATCGGGCCGAACGCCGATTCGCGCGACGTTCTGCTCGGCAACTACTGCGGCACACCGAGCCGCCCGGTTACGGTGCTGGCCGGGATTCAGGAGGCGCTCGCGGGGAAGTGCCGCGTCATTTACGCGCGCGGCTGCGAACTTGTTTCGCTGCGGACCGAAAACTGCGCCGAGGACGGCGACCGGCTGGCCGAAGCGGTTTCCGCGGCGGAACGCGCCGACGTTTCGATCGTCTGCGTCGGGCTCGACCCGCGCATCGAAGGGGAGGCGGGCGACGCGTACAACTCGGATGCATCGGGCGACAAGCTGAGCCTTGAGCTGCCGGGTCTCCAGAAGGTGCTGATCGAAAAGGTCGCGGCGGTCGGCAGGCCGGTCGTCCTTGTCGTGCTTTCGGGCAGTGCGCTGGCGATCCCCGAGGCGTATGCCGGAGCGGTGGTGCAGGCGTTCTATCCGGGGGCCGGCGGCGGCACGGCGGTCGCCGATGTCCTGTTCGGGAAGGTCTCGCCTTCCGGGAAGCTGCCGGTCACTTTCTACCGCAGCGCGGAGGAACTGCCTCCGTTCGCCGATTATTCGATGGCGGGCAGGACCTACCGCTTCTTCCGCGGCGAAGTCCTGCATCCGTTCGGATTCGGGCTCAGCTATACCCGTTTCCGCTATTCCGGTCTCGCCGTTCCGGATCGGTCGGAGGCGGGAGTGCCGGTCGCGGTGTCGGTTGAGGTCGAAAATATCGGGGAGCGCGGCGGCGACGAGGTTGTCCAGCTCTATGTATCGAAGCTCGGCGCCGGATATGACGATCCGCTCCGCCAGCTGGCCGGGATGGCGCGCGTCTCCCTCGCTCCGGGCGAAAGACGGCGGGTTGAATTCCGGATCGATCCGGAAGCGTTCCTCCTGACCGCCGCGGACGGCCGGAGGCGGATTGCCCCCGGTCGCTGGCGCATCGCCGCCGGCGGCAGTTCCGTCGACACCATCGACGCGGAAACCGTACTGGAGCTGCGGCAGCAGCGGGATTGA
- a CDS encoding glycosyltransferase yields the protein MKILHVNYHASGGGAALAARRLHEELLRQGCDSRMLVVEGAGTSSDGVIRAGTRIRRVCRIMQRLEHLLLRLDGGSRNCLPRSLNLLRTGIAGAIRAERPDLVHLHWVNGAMFGVRELAGLGLPVVWTLHDGWAFCGCEHHHSAGDERFRSGYRSGSDFWNVWNWRRKLSCWRDWRFRSVAPSGWLMREAAESILLNRSRPVCIPNGVDLGLFSPGDRAEARRRLGIPEQGRMILFGAASVSDPNKGGPELLYALRALAARKECRDVTLLLLGRGELPEKLPFPVIPLGFVGEERRLAACYRAADLFVLASKYDNLPNMLIEAAACGTPLAAFDIGGISDIVIPGRNGFLAPPFDAAALADAIAAVLESPQKLGAEARAHAERHFDIRRSAEQYRALYEAVLRERRPRAYPGTNSYSSGAG from the coding sequence ATGAAAATTCTTCACGTCAATTATCACGCCTCCGGCGGCGGGGCGGCGCTGGCGGCGCGCCGGCTGCATGAAGAGCTGCTGCGGCAGGGGTGCGACTCCCGGATGCTGGTGGTCGAGGGTGCCGGAACTTCCTCAGACGGCGTGATCCGGGCGGGAACGCGGATTCGTCGTGTCTGCCGGATCATGCAGCGGCTTGAGCATCTGCTGCTGCGGCTGGACGGAGGCTCCCGGAACTGCCTGCCGCGTTCGCTGAACCTGCTGCGGACCGGGATCGCCGGAGCAATTCGCGCCGAGCGGCCGGACCTCGTGCATCTGCATTGGGTCAACGGGGCGATGTTCGGCGTCCGGGAACTGGCCGGACTCGGCCTCCCGGTCGTCTGGACGCTGCATGACGGCTGGGCGTTCTGCGGCTGCGAGCATCATCATTCCGCCGGGGATGAGCGTTTTCGATCCGGGTACCGGAGCGGTTCCGATTTCTGGAATGTCTGGAACTGGAGGCGGAAGCTGAGCTGCTGGCGCGACTGGCGGTTCCGCAGTGTTGCTCCGAGCGGCTGGCTGATGCGGGAGGCGGCGGAGAGCATTCTCCTGAACCGTTCGCGGCCGGTCTGCATTCCGAACGGGGTTGATCTCGGGCTTTTTTCGCCCGGCGACCGTGCCGAAGCGCGCCGGAGGCTCGGGATTCCGGAGCAGGGGCGCATGATTCTGTTCGGAGCGGCCTCCGTGTCGGACCCGAACAAGGGCGGTCCGGAGCTGCTGTACGCGCTGCGTGCGCTTGCCGCCCGGAAGGAGTGCCGGGATGTGACGCTGCTGCTGCTGGGCAGGGGGGAATTGCCGGAGAAGCTGCCGTTTCCGGTGATTCCGCTCGGTTTTGTCGGGGAGGAGCGGCGGCTTGCCGCCTGCTACCGCGCCGCCGATTTGTTCGTGCTGGCGTCGAAGTACGACAATCTGCCGAACATGCTGATCGAAGCAGCCGCCTGCGGGACGCCGCTGGCGGCGTTCGATATCGGCGGCATCTCCGATATCGTGATACCGGGCCGGAACGGTTTTCTGGCGCCTCCGTTCGATGCCGCGGCGCTGGCGGACGCGATTGCCGCCGTTCTGGAGTCTCCGCAGAAACTCGGTGCGGAGGCCCGCGCCCATGCCGAGCGGCATTTTGATATCCGGCGCAGCGCGGAGCAGTACCGCGCCTTGTATGAAGCCGTCCTCCGGGAGCGGCGGCCCAGGGCTTATCCGGGGACAAACTCTTACTCCTCCGGCGCCGGATAA
- a CDS encoding DUF4186 domain-containing protein, producing MHSYEEIAPRLAQSKFRSRFRLGRRELVCIAEKGFPVIEAQCREIIRRRLGPAVIPNDGRQTPWRGHPCFIAQHATGCCCRGCLRKWHGIPEGRALSDEEISAIAALLLGWIRAHAAGAGELPHTPDLF from the coding sequence ATGCATTCTTACGAAGAAATCGCGCCGCGCCTCGCCCAATCGAAATTCCGAAGCCGCTTCCGTCTGGGCAGGCGCGAACTCGTCTGCATCGCGGAAAAAGGGTTCCCGGTCATCGAAGCGCAGTGCCGGGAAATCATCCGAAGGCGCCTCGGCCCCGCCGTCATTCCGAACGACGGCAGGCAGACGCCGTGGCGCGGCCACCCGTGCTTCATTGCCCAGCACGCCACCGGCTGCTGCTGCCGCGGCTGCCTGCGCAAATGGCACGGCATACCGGAAGGACGGGCGCTCTCCGACGAAGAGATCTCCGCCATCGCCGCGCTCCTGCTTGGCTGGATCCGCGCCCATGCCGCCGGAGCCGGCGAGCTGCCGCATACGCCGGATCTGTTCTGA